The following proteins are encoded in a genomic region of Opisthocomus hoazin isolate bOpiHoa1 chromosome 4, bOpiHoa1.hap1, whole genome shotgun sequence:
- the GMNC gene encoding geminin coiled-coil domain-containing protein 1 yields GPPCSPQLGARDAAWRGDQLCSQLYRNKQLQDTLLQKEEELARLHEENNNLRQYLNSALIKCLEEKAKKLLSCHSQKTCAILKSTKRRLKEDHCFVPQESLHASKARRNLFNEFTACEEQASPGVDSWVLQTLGLKDVNTIDETSANYSALSSDLGKDTYCLSPGEAIDYDHSEGAVAAHSCSHMPPANSSTHPCSENSPFLPPFSSAPCTSSSVPSVSSLPAYGLPYLTADLSPNKTEVAFTTSLSPHRNVRTHTFHQGQAFVRRDDDGGWRFTWVPKQAE; encoded by the exons GGGCCGCCGTGCAGCCCGCAGCTCGGCGCCCGGGACGCGGCGTGGCGGGGagaccagctctgctcccagctctaCCGCAACAAGCAG CTTCAAGATACTTTGCTTCAGAAGGAAGAGGAACTTGCTAGGTtacatgaagaaaataataacCTCCGACAATACCTGAATTCTGCACTGATTAAGTGTTTAGAAGAAAAAGCCAAG aAACTACTATCCTGCCACAGCCAAAAAACCTGTGCTATTCTCAAAAGCACCAAGAGGAGATTAAAAGAGGACCACTGCTTTGTTCCTCAAGAAAGTCTTCATGCTTCCAAAGCTAGAAGGAACCTCTTTAATGAATTCACTGCCTGTGAAGAGCAAGCCAGCCCTGGTGTGGACAGCTGGGTCTTGCAGACTTTAGGATTAAAAGATGTCAACACCATTGATGAAACTTCAGCTAACTACAGTGCCCTGTCCTCAGACCTTGGAAAAGACACATACTGCCTGAGCCCTGGTGAAGCAATAGACTACGACCACAGTGAAGGAGCGGTGGCAGCGCATAGCTGCAGCCACATGCCTCCAGCTAACAGCAGTACCCATCCATGCAGTGAGaactctcccttccttcctccgtTTTCTTCAGCACCATGCACCTCCTCATCAGTGCCAAGTGTTTCCTCCCTCCCAGCCTATGGGTTGCCTTATTTGACTGCTGATTTGTCACCCAACAAAACAGAAGTGGCCTTCACAACATCTCTAAGTCCCCACCGCAATGTGAGAACGCACACCTTCCACCAAGGACAGGCCTTCGTGCGCAGGGATGATGATGGAGGATGGAGATTCACCTGGGTGCCCAAGCAGGCTGAATAA